From Brassica oleracea var. oleracea cultivar TO1000 chromosome C3, BOL, whole genome shotgun sequence, a single genomic window includes:
- the LOC106334460 gene encoding uncharacterized protein LOC106334460: MDSQEAAREKVDFAQPVRDKESEWNHRRSLAWDSAFFTTPGVLDHEELFGSLKLGENEIDVNQKKDSIKKTLLPFVSSDIATRPSFVWDNAFLTEPGVLDAEELSLLNNGFISNTQPRNSADSMTTTTEGSRFSVSSIELDLFNDLRASSNVKETRAQEIQRKLPDGNKRTKWYKLKSQRLSLIPQPKAYTPPSSSLSSSVSESFTPRQAKPEKKVVASELGNKGSKSIIRSSYSGYKGKDLTSSSSGLRLPLPKMGFFDSENDGDKENIEPNASANRRRHKSKLGTLYPQETPNVLGQRKTRK; this comes from the exons ATGGATTCTCAAGAAGCAG CAAGAGAAAAAGTTGATTTTGCGCAGCCAGTAAGAGATAAAGAGAGTGAATGGAATCATCGGAGAAGCTTGGCATGGGACTCAGCCTTCTTCACTACCCCTG GAGTATTGGATCATGAAGAGTTGTTTGGGAGCTTAAAACTTGGTGAGAATGAGATTGACGTAAATCAGAAGAAGGACTCCATCAAGAAGACACTTCTTCCATTTGTTTCTTCTGACATCGCTACTCGTCCAAGTTTTGTATGGGACAATGCTTTTTTAACCGAGCCAG GTGTTCTTGACGCTGAGGAATTGTCGCTATTGAACAATGGTTTCATTAGTAACACACAGCCTCGTAACTCTGCTGATTCCATGACTACAACAACTGAAGGAAGCAGATTCTCTGTCTCGAGCATTGAGCTTGATCTGTTTAACGACCTGAGAGCCTCGAGTAATGTGAAGGAGACGAGAGCTCAAGAGATCCAACGCAAGTTACCAGATGGTAACAAG AGGACTAAATGGTATAAACTGAAAAGTCAACGATTGAGTCTCATTCCTCAACCAAAAGCGTATACTCCTCCTTCATCGTCATTGTCATCTTCAGTCTCCGAATCTTTTACTCCTCGTCAAGCTAAACCCGAGAAGAAAGTTGTTGCAAGTGAACTTG GGAATAAGGGATCAAAATCTATCATACGATCATCTTATTCTGGATATAAAGGGAAGGATTTGACATCATCATCCTCTGGTCTGAGGTTACCCTTGCCAAAGATGGGTTTCTTCGACTCG GAGAATGACGGAGACAAAGAAAACATAGAACCAAATGCTTCTGCAAACAGAAGAAGACACAAGTCGAAACTCGGGACGCTTTATCCACAAGAAACCCCTAACGTTTTGGGCCAACGCAAGACTCGAAAGTGA
- the LOC106331896 gene encoding calcium-dependent protein kinase 20, which yields MGNTCTGPKLNPNGFLQSVSAAVWRNQKPDESLESNKDESSKKKSVHGGDNASSALDPATVPTPSTPPPPVKMANECINNDENPKPKKEAHMKRMASAGLQIDSVLGRKTENLKEIYSVGRKLGQGQFGTTFLCVDKKTNKELACKTIAKRKLTTPEDIEDVRREIQIMHHLSGHPNVIQIVGAYEDAVGVHVVMEICAGGELFDRIIQRGHYTERKAAELARTIVGVIEACHSLGVMHRDLKPENFLFVSGDEEAALKTIDFGLSVFFKPGETFSDVVGSPYYVAPEVLKKHYSHECDVWSAGVIIYILLSGVPPFWDETEQGIFEQVLKGDLDFVSEPWPSVSESAKDLVRRMLIRDPKKRMTAHEVLCHPWARVDGVALDKPLDSAVLSRLKQFSAMNKLKKIAIKVIAESLSEEEIAGLKEMFKMIDTDNSGHITLEELKKGLDRVGANLKDSEILGLMQAADIDNSGTIDYGEFIAAMVHLNKIQKEDHLFTAFSYFDKDGSGYITREELQQGCKQFGLADVHLDDIISEVDKDNDGRIDYSEFVEMMQDTGFGKMGLRVS from the exons ATGGGAAACACATGCACGGGTCCAAAACTGAACCCTAATGGGTTCCTTCAATCAGTTAGTGCCGCTGTTTGGCGTAATCAGAAACCAGACGAGAGCCTCGAGAGTAACAAGGACGAGAGCAGCAAGAAAAAGAGCGTTCATGGCGGTGACAACGCTTCCTCCGCCTTGGATCCAGCGACGGTGCCAACTCCTAGCACACCACCTCCCCCCGTGAAAATGGCCAACGAATGTATCAACAACGATGAGAATCCAAAGCCTAAGAAAGAGGCACACATGAAACGAATGGCGAGCGCGGGTCTACAAATAGACTCCGTGCTCGGGAGAAAAACAGAGAATCTCAAGGAGATATATAGCGTGGGGAGGAAGTTAGGTCAAGGGCAATTCGGGACGACGTTTCTTTGCGTGGATAAGAAGACAAACAAAGAACTCGCTTGCAAAACCATCGCCAAGAGGAAACTCACGACCCCTGAGGATATAGAAGACGTGAGAAGAGAGATTCAGATCATGCATCATTTGTCTGGACATCCTAACGTGATTCAGATCGTTGGTGCTTATGAAGACGCGGTAGGTGTTCATGTCGTGATGGAGATTTGTGCAGGTGGAGAGCTGTTCGATAGGATCATACAGAGAGGTCATTACACCGAGAGAAAAGCTGCTGAGCTTGCAAGAACCATCGTTGGTGTTATTGAAGCTTGTCATTCTCTTGGTGTCATGCATCGTGATCTTAAGCCTGAGAACTTCTTGTTTGTTAGTGGAGATGAAGAAGCTGCGCTCAAGACTATAGACTTTGGTCTCTCTGTCTTCTTCAAACCAG GAGAAACATTCAGTGATGTAGTTGGGAGCCCTTACTATGTGGCTCCAGAAGTTTTAAAGAAACATTATAGTCATGAATGTGATGTTTGGAGTGCTGGAGTTATTATATACATCTTACTAAGTGGTGTCCCTCCGTTTTGGGATG AAACGGAGCAAGGCATATTTGAGCAGGTTTTAAAAGGTGACCTTGACTTTGTATCAGAACCATGGCCCAGTGTATCAGAAAGCGCAAAAGATTTGGTTCGTCGGATGCTGATAAGAGACCCTAAGAAGCGAATGACAGCTCATGAAGTTCTCT GTCATCCTTGGGCTAGAGTGGACGGTGTTGCTCTTGATAAACCTCTTGATTCTGCTGTTCTCAGTCGTTTGAAACAGTTTTCTGCCATGAACAAGCTTAAGAAAATTGCTATCAAG GTGATAGCAGAAAGCTTGTCAGAGGAAGAGATAGCAGGGTTGAAGGAAATGTTCAAGATGATAGATACAGACAACAGTGGACACATCACTCTCGAAGAACTCAAGAAGGGCTTGGACAGAGTTGGTGCTAACCTTAAAGATTCAGAAATATTAGGATTAATGCAAGCA GCGGATATAGATAACAGTGGGACCATAGACTATGGAGAGTTTATAGCAGCGATGGTGCATTTAAACAAAATACAAAAAGAAGACCATTTGTTCACAGCGTTCTCTTATTTTGATAAAGATGGAAGTGGTTATATAACCCGAGAAGAGCTCCAGCAAGGTTGCAAGCAATTTGGCTTAGCGGATGTTCATCTAGACGACATTATAAGCGAAGTTGACAAGGACAAT GATGGAAGAATAGATTACAGTGAGTTCGTGGAGATGATGCAAGACACTGGATTTGGCAAAATGGGTTTAAGGGTGAGTTGA
- the LOC106333688 gene encoding low temperature-induced protein lt101.2: protein MGSETFLEVILAILLPPVGVFLRYGCGVEFWICLLLTLLGYIPGIIYAIYVLVG from the exons ATGGGTTCAGAGACTTTCCTGGAAGTGATTCTGGCGATTCTTCTGCCTCCAGTCGGCGTTTTCCTCCGATATGGTTGTGGG GTAGAGTTTTGGATATGTTTGTTGTTGACTTTGTTGGGTTACATCCCTGGGATCATCTATGCTATCTACGTTCTTGTGGGATGA